The Cardinium endosymbiont cEper1 of Encarsia pergandiella nucleotide sequence AATCGTTTAATATTCAATCGAATTTCGGACTTTAAGTCGCCTTCTATCTTATATACACCACGAATAGCTGTTCTAATAGCTTTTAGCTCATCATCTGTCCAAGTAGAAACACGTCGGTCTTTATCCATTTGAACTGCTTGAAGAATCTTATTTGCAGAACTTCTGCCAATTCCATATATATATGTAAGCGCAATCTCGCCA carries:
- the rpsM gene encoding 30S ribosomal protein S13, coding for MARVLGVDIPDNKRGEIALTYIYGIGRSSANKILQAVQMDKDRRVSTWTDDELKAIRTAIRGVYKIEGDLKSEIRLNIKRLVEIKCYRGHRHQMGLPVRGQRTKTNARTRKGKPKTIANKKKATK